Proteins encoded within one genomic window of Fragaria vesca subsp. vesca linkage group LG1, FraVesHawaii_1.0, whole genome shotgun sequence:
- the LOC101297085 gene encoding ras-related protein RABC1-like codes for MEALTASNQGEFDYLFKLLMIGDSGVGKSSLLLSFTSDSFEDLSPTIGVDFKVKYVNVGDKKLKLAIWDTAGQERFRTLTSSYYRGAQGIIMVYDVTRRETFTNLCDIWAKEIELYSTNQDCIKMLVGNKVDKESDRVVTKKEGVNFARESGCLFIECSAKTRVNVQQCFEELVLKILDTPSLLAEGSKGVKKNIFKEKPLASAATSSCC; via the exons ATGGAAGCATTAACGGCGTCGAATCAAGGCGAGTTCGATTACTTGTTCAAGCTCTTGATGATCGGCGACTCCGGCGTCGGCAAAAGCAGTCTTCTCCTCAGCTTCACTTCCGATTCCTTCGAAGACCTCTCTCCTACCATCG GTGTTGATTTTAAGGTCAAGTATGTTAACGTCGGCGACAAGAAGCTCAAGCTTGCAATTTGGGATACAG CTGGTCAAGAGAGATTTAGAACCTTGACGAGTTCATATTACAGAGGGGCACAAGGGATAATTATGG TTTATGATGTAACAAGGCGAGAAACTTTTACAAACCTTTGCGATATATGGGCTAAGGAAATAGAACTCTATTCAACAAATCAAGACTGCATCAAGATGCTTGTGGGAAACAAAGTTGATAAG GAGAGTGACAGGGTTGTAACCAAAAAAGAGGGTGTGAATTTTGCTAGGGAATCTGGATGTCTCTTTATTGAATGCAGTGCTAAAACTCGAGTGAATGTCCAACAGTGCTTTGAAGAGCTTGTTTTAAAG ATTCTGGATACTCCTAGTCTGTTAGCCGAGGGTTCTAAAGGGGTGAAAAAGAACATATTTAAGGAGAAACCGCTGGCCAGTGCAGCCACAAGCAGCTGTTGCTGA
- the LOC101313849 gene encoding protein NLP8-like, protein MEYQFSTRQGKDQGCSSSGGAAVEGLVGLDGEARNVISEDIFNNIAELMNFDTYAGWCSSPGTMEQIGVSYPSVSYAPLDALSFAQQNGGALAVAEDGGSSFDCCDKIGFQQMDTTQFGASTDFNHAHDAAAKLKNGFVQQNNIMDTADYVISRPHGWSLNEKMLKALSLFKESSGGGILAQVWVPMKHGDHSFLSTCEQPYLLDHVLAGYREVSRMFTFSAEEKQGSVLGLPGRVFVSKVPEWTSNVSYYNKAEYLRVEHAADHQVRGSIALPVFDMNSEMSCCAVLELVSTKDKLNFDAEMEIVCNALQAVKLRTTTPPRILPHCLSRNQRAALTEITDVLRAVCHAHTLPLALTWIPCCYSDGDGEGIRRVRVREGITNSNEKCILCVEETACYVNDRTMQGFVHACAEHHLEEGNGIAGKALQSNHPFFIHDVKVYDIYDYPLVHHARRYGLNAAVAIRLRSTYTGDDDYILEFFLPVNMKGSSEQQLLLNNLSGTMQRICKSLRTVSDAELTGVEGSDNGFQREAIPNTPSIPRRNSQSPSSDSEMKSAENIPSNVFNRKDGGVEVDFPPEHAPNGSRRQAEKKRSTAEKNVSLSVLQQYFSGSLKDAAKSIGVCPTTLKRICRQHGISRWPSRKINKVNRSLKKIQTVLDSVQGVEGGLKYDPTTGGFVATGSIIQEFDAQQNLFFPEKNLPAQNIVPVPQYPVSVPSMSCKDGERFEIKLEEDGCCMNGGTPIPTAHQEKEEVKKQNISVVDCSMNSKPIAIDFGSCQPTDHDTMPHNCPETDFGVSYLVKEVNRWGQSNDSLTLESSGCHFVPQSSSSFVVADEMDIGVDRDGGNVNYNQPTSSSMTDSSNSSGSMMHGCSSSSQSFEERKYQVKETNVEIGSKIIVKATYKEDTIRFKFEPSGGCLKLYEEVAKRLKLQDGTFQLKYLDDEQEWVMLVSDADLRECLEILDDIGTHSVKFMVRDIPFGVSSSGSSNCFLAGGS, encoded by the coding sequence ATGGAGTACCAGTTTTCGACTAGGCAGGGGAAGGATCAGGGGTGTTCGTCTTCTGGAGGTGCTGCGGTGGAGGGTCTGGTGGGGCTGGATGGTGAAGCGAGGAACGTGATTTCAGAGGATATATTTAACAACATTGCTGAGCTTATGAATTTTGATACTTATGCTGGGTGGTGCAGCAGCCCGGGGACAATGGAGCAGATTGGAGTGTCGTATCCGTCCGTGAGTTATGCGCCTTTGGATGCATTGAGTTTTGCGCAACAGAACGGTGGAGCATTGGCTGTGGCTGAAGATGGTGGGTCTTCTTTTGATTGTTGTGATAAGATTGGGTTTCAGCAAATGGACACCACCCAGTTCGGGGCGTCAACTGATTTCAACCACGCTCATGATGCAGCTGCTAAACTGAAGAATGGTTTTGTTCAACAGAATAATATCATGGATACGGCAGACTATGTGATCTCCAGACCACATGGATGGTCACTTAATGAGAAGATGCTAAAGGCGCTGTCCTTGTTTAAGGAGTCTTCTGGTGGGGGAATTTTGGCGCAAGTATGGGTTCCAATGAAGCATGGTGATCACTCCTTCTTAAGCACTTGCGAACAGCCCTATTTGCTTGACCATGTTCTTGCTGGGTATCGGGAAGTGTCAAGGATGTTTACATTCTCTGCAGAGGAAAAGCAGGGTTCTGTCCTGGGGCTTCCCGGCCGTGTATTTGTCTCCAAAGTTCCAGAGTGGACATCAAATGTTAGCTATTACAACAAGGCCGAGTACCTGAGGGTGGAACATGCTGCTGATCATCAGGTCCGTGGATCAATTGCCCTGCCAGTTTTTGATATGAACTCTGAAATGTCATGCTGTGCTGTGCTGGAACTTGTCAGTACAAAAGATAAACTCAACTTTGATGCAGAGATGGAGATAGTTTGTAATGCCCTCCAGGCTGTGAAGTTGAGGACCACTACGCCTCCACGAATTCTTCCCCATTGCCTCTCAAGGAACCAAAGAGCTGCTTTAACTGAAATTACTGATGTCTTACGAGCTGTGTGTCATGCGCATACATTGCCCTTGGCTCTCACCTGGATTCCTTGTTGCTACTCTGATGGTGATGGAGAGGGAATTAGAAGAGTACGTGTTCGAGAGGGTATTACAAATTCAAATGAAAAATGCATACTATGCGTTGAAGAAACAGCTTGTTATGTAAATGATAGAACAATGCAAGGCTTTGTGCATGCATGTGCAGAACATCATCTGGAGGAAGGAAATGGTATTGCTGGGAAAGCACTTCAATCAAATCACCCCTTCTTCATTCATGATGTTAAGGTGTATGACATATATGACTATCCACTAGTTCATCATGCACGCCGGTATGGTTTGAACGCTGCTGTTGCAATCAGATTGAGGAGCACCTACACCGGTGACGATGACTATATTTTAGAGTTTTTTCTGCCTGTCAATATGAAGGGCAGTTCAGAACAGCAACTTTTGTTAAACAACCTCTCGGGCACCATGCAGAGAATTTGTAAGAGTTTGAGGACTGTATCAGATGCAGAATTGACTGGGGTAGAAGGCTCCGACAATGGGTTTCAAAGGGAGGCAATCCCAAATACCCCATCAATCCCCAGGAGAAATTCTCAGTCACCGTCATCAGATAGTGAAATGAAGTCAGCTGAGAATATACCCTCTAATGTATTCAATAGAAAAGATGGTGGAGTTGAAGTAGATTTTCCTCCTGAACATGCACCAAATGGATCAAGAAGGCAGGCGGAAAAAAAGCGTAGTACAGCAGAGAAAAATGTGAGCTTGAGTGTTCTACAGCAATACTTCTCTGGGAGTCTCAAGGATGCTGCAAAAAGCATCGGAGTCTGCCCCACTACGTTAAAAAGGATCTGCAGACAACACGGGATTTCTAGATGGCCATCTCGTAAGATAAATAAGGTGAACCGTTCCCTGAAGAAAATACAAACTGTACTTGATTCTGTTCAAGGGGTGGAAGGAGGATTGAAGTATGACCCAACCACTGGGGGGTTTGTGGCTACTGGGTCCATCATCCAAGAATTTGATGCTCAACAAAATCTATTCTTTCCCGAGAAGAATTTGCCTGCTCAGAATATTGTTCCTGTTCCCCAATATCCAGTTTCAGTACCTTCAATGTCTTGTAAAGATGGTGAGCGTTTTGAAATTAAGTTAGAAGAAGATGGCTGTTGCATGAATGGAGGTACGCCGATTCCAACTGCTCATCAGGAAAAGGAAGAGGTAAAAAAACAGAATATCTCTGTGGTTGATTGTAGTATGAATTCCAAGCCGATTGCAATTGATTTTGGGTCATGCCAGCCGACTGACCATGACACCATGCCTCACAATTGTCCTGAAACTGATTTTGGGGTCTCTTATCTGGTAAAAGAAGTCAATCGATGGGGTCAGAGCAACGACAGTCTAACATTAGAGAGTTCTGGCTGCCATTTTGTGCCTCAGAGCTCAAGCTCCTTTGTTGTTGCTGATGAGATGGACATAGGGGTAGACAGAGATGGGGGGAATGTTAATTATAACCAGCCTACTTCTTCAAGCATGACAGACTCGTCGAATAGTTCTGGTTCAATGATGCATGGCTGTTCCTCAAGTTCTCAGAGCTTTGAGGAGCGAAAGTACCAAGTCAAAGAAACAAATGTTGAGATTGGATCAAAAATCATTGTGAAAGCTACATATAAAGAAGATACGATCAGGTTCAAGTTTGAGCCTTCTGGTGGGTGCCTTAAACTGTATGAAGAAGTTGCAAAGAGGTTGAAGTTGCAAGATGGAACTTTCCAGCTCAAGTACTTGGATGATGAACAGGAATGGGTGATGTTAGTAAGTGATGCAGATTTGCGGGAGTGTCTTGAGATATTGGATGACATTGGGACACATAGTGTTAAGTTTATGGTTCGTGATATACCTTTCGGTGTAAGCAGTTCCGGCAGTAGCAATTGTTTTCTGGCCGGGGGATCATAG